In Papaver somniferum cultivar HN1 chromosome 1, ASM357369v1, whole genome shotgun sequence, a genomic segment contains:
- the LOC113281814 gene encoding uncharacterized protein LOC113281814 translates to MLDGSTGSSYFDRFSDIRELSQSKIAASRSFALRALIRMKEVNYERFNSAYWPHFNCQMTKKLDSSMVFTEIISHIKGGLFAGRLPDDRLNREEYILLSEGRVSSISRERREMIYDIFLEYEKKKILNDEFDLADFVIDLHRRLKTGCYQGDEMDFVYIDEVQDLTVRQIGLFKYICRNFAEGFVFSGDTAQTIAGGVDFRFQDVRSLFYNEFILDSGSDGMGNAKHMDQSRMSEIYHLNQNFRTHAGVLNLSESVIEFLHIFFPHHIDNTSPETSLIYGEAPIWLESANDDNAIITIFGKSGANAGRSTSGFGAEQVILVRDDSVRKEIAEHIGKQALVLTIAECKGLEFQDVLLYNFFGTSPLNSQWRVVYGYMKEGNLLDSSDAKFPKFSKEKHQILCSELKQLYVAITRTRQRLWICENLDMDFSKPMFDYWKKLCLVQVRELDESLVQAMQVTSSKEEWSSRGIKLLDEGNFEMATMCFEKAGDLFLEKFAKASGLRAAGVHMLGSNTELARVALVEAAEIYESIGKADFAAKCFMELKDFKRAGTIYLVNCGESRLEDASDCFSLAGCWSTAADVYSRCNCFSKCLLVCTNGNLFDTGLQFIECWKESARLNPDTDKGQDLIDMEQSFLERCALHYHQQKDTNNMMKFIKAFNSLDMVRTFLMSHDYLDELAVFEAGSEKFMEAATVARLKGDHLLEADMLEKAGHLVDAAGVILFYVLGNSLWANGNKGWPLKTFPGKEKLLAKVLLMAKNKDDLFYAFVITEASILSDTNIRLSEMIDSLIASQRLGSLCGEIISLRKIIDYHLDVAPLQYAWVDHVVLNTVEHVEFLISQNKVSVETLTYFWNLWKEKIVNILNYLNSLGTQDKQDCKRYENFCLGYLGVYKQEQNQSSIYFLLHSDACWRKEIEDRFLLKTRHLIGINDHQFASSARSYWFSSLLSLCMQVLEKLESLDKIIGTFKSGHVSHRLYSVPFLRGITALNSYQVAKSVIEYKILDKKLPGELLKCLKHSKEIFSEIIILTDTKYTKFKNMMNLRLTDLSKDLIKEVTIEIMSTKGRLSCVELWSVVLQIFMCGNLSEELCQVIIQRSDLTPAYKTFIKQLKESKISGAVSISLASSFGKSLQETFESKEFGCMPASWFVYFLERLLFLASSWHGSFFTVKSSVCETIPWGNLRCNSSSFSVADSKKFSRRSFDFIASMIKEILSSQLEWLWKIDSDNMVYYPRLVFKLVLLVTLICLNSGCHFDLLYSLLSRYDIVTVLPPTFVKILKKRGRRPFDKLLAESLETIGDPSVCLRSGDIQREYLSHNVLEIDVDLIHSGEDLWGMLYPEKSECDRNDEMENGSPNDGNVSFSNFNHASYTEGPIEPDDDIPDYDIERAEELETDTGNVDEESSIAIFMNLIRVHMFSKNTIGSFHTFHTYKPQLKLDICICYVENSIPSGKGEEWIREMKQLSFASSASDEKPNIQYAQIRNCFKKLIARTPKLKRLLNGLLRMISNVKPMSTKIKSEERRKSKKHAEGDTSLGVAAFS, encoded by the exons ATGCTTGATGGAAGTACGGGAAGTTCGTATTTTGATAGATTCAGTGATATAAGGGAACTTTCACAATCTAAAATTGCAGCTTCAAGGTCATTTGCTTTGCGTGCTCTTATAAGAATGAAAGAGGTCAATTATGAAAGATTCAACTCAGCTTACTGGCCTCATTTTAATTGCCAGATGACCAAGAAGCTTGATTCATCTATGGTTTTTACTGAGATAATTTCGCACATAAAAGGTGGGCTGTTTGCTGGAAGGCTACCTGATGATAGACTTAATCGGGAGGAGTACATATTACTATCTGAGGGACGGGTGTCATCCATAAGCAGGGAAAGAAGGGAGATGATTTATGATATTTTCCTTGAATACGAGAAGAAGAAAATACTGAATGATGAGTTTGATTTGGCTGATTTTGTCATTGACCTTCACCGTCGACTAAAAACTGGGTGTTACCAGGGAGATGAAATGGATTTCGTGTATATTGATGAAGTACAGGATCTCACCGTGAGACAGATTGGTCTTTTTAAATATATTTGTAGAAATTTTGCGGAAGGATTTGTTTTTTCTGGTGATACTGCGCAAACTATTGCTGGTGGGGTTGATTTTAGATTTCAAGATGTAAGGTCTTTGTTCTACAACGAATTTATTTTGGATTCAGGAAGTGATGGCATGGGAAACGCAAAGCACATGGATCAATCTCGTATGTCAGAAATCTATCATTTGAACCAGAACTTCCGTACTCATGCTGGTGTTCTCAACTTGTCAGAGAGTGTGATTGAATTTCTTCACATATTCTTCCCACACCACATTGACAATACAAGTCCCGAAACAAGCCTTATTTATGGAGAAGCACCAATTTGGcttgaatctgcaaatgatgatAACGCAATTATAACTATTTTTGGCAAAAGCGGTGCAAATGCTGGTAGGAGTACGAGTGGATTCGGTGCAGAACAAGTTATTTTGGTGCGTGATGATTCTGTGAGGAAGGAAATTGCTGAGCATATTGGAAAACAAGCTCTAGTTCTGACTATAGCAGAATGCAAGGGCTTAGAATTTCAG GATGTTTTGCTTTACAACTTTTTTGGAACATCACCTTTGAATAGCCAATGGAGAGTTGTTTATGGgtatatgaaggaaggaaatctTCTCGACTCCAGTGATGCGAAATTTCCAAAATTTAGCAAGGAGAAACACCAAATTCTCTGCTCTGAACTGAAGCAATTGTATGTTGCTATCACTCGTACTAGGCAGAGATTGTGGATCTGTGAGAATCTAGATATGGATTTTTCGAAGCCTATGTTTGATTACTGGAAGAAGTTATGTCTCGTTCAAGTGAGAGAACTTGATGAATCACTTGTACAGGCAATGCAGGTTACAAGCAGCAAAGAGGAATGGAGTTCACGCGGTATCAAG TTACTGGATGAAGGTAATTTTGAGATGGCAACAATGTGCTTTGAAAAAGCTGGTGATTTATTCTTGGAGAAATTCGCTAAAGCTTCTGGTCTTAGAGCTGCTGGTGTTCACATGCTTGGTTCTAATACTGAACTAGCTCGCGTTGCTCTTGTAGAGGCAGCTGAGATTTATGAATCAATTGGCAAGGCTGATTTTGCTGCAAAATGTTTTATGGAGTTAAAGGATTTCAAAAGAGCAG GTACGATTTATTTGGTAAACTGTGGGGAATCTAGGCTAGAAGATGCTAGTGACTGTTTCAGCCTTGCTGGATGTTGGTCTACTGCAGCTGACGTGTATTCGAGGTGTAACTGCTTTTCCAAGTGCTTGCTGGTTTGCACGAATGGCAATCTCTTTGACACCGGTCTTCAATTCATAGAATGTTGGAAAGAAAGTGCAAGGCTAAACCCTGATACAGACAAAGGCCAAGATCTGATAGATATGGAACAAAGTTTTCTGGAGAGATGTGCCCTTCACTATCATCAACAGAAGGATACTAATAATATGATGAAGTTTATCAAAGCCTTTAACTCGTTGGACATGGTAAGGACTTTTTTAATGTCTCATGATTATCTTGATGAGCTCGCCGTCTTTGAAGCTGGGTCTGAAAAATTTATGGAAGCTGCCACTGTGGCGAGATTGAAAGGGGATCATCTTCTTGAGGCAGATATGTTAGAGAAGGCAGGGCACTTAGTAGACGCGGCAGGGGTCATTCTGTTTTATGTTCTTGGAAATTCTCTTTGGGCAAATGGAAACAAAGGTTGGCCCTTGAAAACATTTCCGGGCAAAGAAAAACTTTTGGCAAAAGTTTTGTTGATGGCAAAAAACAAAGATGATCTTTTTTACGCATTCGTTATAACAGAGGCAAGCATATTATCAGACACCAATATTAGATTGTCAGAGATGATAGACTCTCTTATTGCTTCACAAAGACTCGGGAGTCTATGCGGTGAAATTATTTCTTTAAGGAAAATCATCGATTACCATTTAGATGTAGCACCTTTACAGTACGCTTGGGTAGATCATGTGGTTTTGAATACAGTAGAGCATGTAGAGTTTTTAATATCCCAGAACAAGGTATCCGTGGAAACATTGACTTACTTTTGGAATTTATGGAAGGAAAAGATAGTAAACATATTAAATTATCTCAATTCTCTTGGAACTCAAGACAAACAAGACTGCAAACGCTATGAGAATTTCTGTTTGGGTTACTTAGGTGTATATAAGCAGGAACAGAATCAAAGTTCCATATACTTTTTGCTGCACAGTGATGCCTGTTGGAGAAAAGAAATTGAGGATCGATTTCTTCTGAAGACCAGACACTTAATTGGCATTAACGATCACCAATTTGCATCTTCTGCTCGAAGTTATTGGTTTTCTTCACTACTTAGTCTCTGTATGCAAGTATTGGAGAAGCTGGAAAGCCTCGATAAAATTATTGGTACGTTCAAAAGTGGTCATGTTTCTCACAGGCTTTATAGTGTTCCTTTCCTACGTGGAATAACTGCGCTTAACAGTTACCAAGTTGCAAAATCAGTTATTGAGTACAAGATATTGGACAAAAAACTTCCTGGGGAACTTCTCAAGTGTTTGAAACATTCGAAGGAGATTTTTTCTGAGATAATAATTTTGACGGATACGaaatatacaaagttcaaaaatATGATGAATCTGAGACTAACTGATCTCTCTAAGGATTTAATCAAAGAAGTTACCATTGAAATCATGAGCACAAAAGGCAGGTTAAGTTGTGTGGAATTGTGGAGTGTGGTCTTACAGATTTTTATGTGTGGTAACCTAAGCGAAGAACTTTGTCAAGTTATAATACAGCGTTCGGATCTGACTCCAGCCTACAAAACTTTCATTAAGCAGTTGAAAGAGAGCAAGATATCAGGAGCAGTCTCCATTTCTTTGGCCAGTAGTTTCGGAAAATCATTGCAAGAAACTTTTGAATCCAAAGAGTTTGGTTGCATGCCAGCTTcctggtttgtttattttctagaaCGTCTTCTTTTCTTGGCATCATCTTGGCATGGTTCCTTTTTCACAGTAAAATCCTCCGTCTGTGAAACAATTCCCTGGGGGAATCTAAGATGCAACTCAAGCTCTTTTTCAGTAGCCGACTCAAAAAAATTCTCGAGGAGGTCTTTCGATTTTATAGCGTCCATGATCAAAGAAATTCTCTCAAGTCAGTTAGAATGGCTATGGAAAATTGATTCTGACAATATGGTTTACTACCCTCGTCTGGTCTTCAAGTTGGTTCTCTTGGTTACTTTAATTTGTTTGAATTCTGGATGTCACTTTGATTTGCTGTACAGTCTACTTAGTAGATACGATATAGTAACCGTACTGCCGCCTACTTTTGTCAAGATCCTCAAGAAAAGAGGCAGAAGGCCTTTCGATAAGTTGCTTGCTGAATCCCTTGAAACAATTGGGGATCCTTCGGTCTGTTTGAGGTCAGGAGATATTCAGAGAGAATATTTGAGCCACAATGTCTTAGAGATAGATGTGGATTTAATTCACTCCGGAGAAGACCTATGGGGAATGTTATATCCAGAAAAATCAGAATGTGAcagaaatgatgaaatggagaatgGAAGTCCGAATGATGGAAATGTTAGTTTCTCAAATTTTAACCATGCGAGTTATACCGAAGGTCCAATTGAGCCTGATGATGATATTCCTGATTACGATATAGAAAGGGCAGAAGAACTGGAGACTGATACCGGAAATGTCGATGAGGAGAGTTCCATTGCTATATTTATGAATTTAATCCGAGTTCATATGTTTTCCAAAAACACTATTGGGAGCTTCCACACCTTTCATACTTACAAACCACAGCTGAAG TTGGATATATGTATCTGTTACGTAGAAAATTCTATTCCATCTGGTAAAGGTGAagaatggataagggaaatgaagcAGCTCTCTTTTGCATCAAGTGCCAG CGATGAAAAACCCAATATACAATACGCACAAATTCGCAACTGCTTCAAGAAGTTGATTGCAAGGACCCCAAAATTGAAAAGATTACTGAATGGTTTGTTGCGGATGATTAGTAATGTTAAACCTATGAGTACGAAAATCAAGAGTGAAGAAAGGCGAAAGTCCAAGAAGCATGCTGAGGGAGACACCTCGTTGGGAGTTGCAGCATTCTCGTGA